Part of the Hippopotamus amphibius kiboko isolate mHipAmp2 chromosome 7, mHipAmp2.hap2, whole genome shotgun sequence genome, TAACCAGTTGGGTTTACTCTGAGGTCAGATGACCGCATCCCACCCCACCACACcccatccttttgttttcttccagtgtttgttttgcatttaacACAGTTTGCCTTACAACTCACCTGTTTCGCCTCTGGCGGGTACTGCGCGGGCAGGGCTGCCTGTGCCGATGTTGTGTGAATTGCTGGGAGCAGTTTAAAATAATCCCTGCCAAGTGCAGCCCACTCCCAGGGCATCGAGCTGTGCCTAGGGCAGTTTGCTCTGCAAGGCTCTTCAAGCTCCGAGGGCCGGTGCTGCAGCCTGCTTGGAGGTGCATGGGGGAAATCAAGACATTATGAAAAGGAGGATGCAGGCGAAGGCAACGCAAAATTCTGTTCTTGCCAGTGGCAAGGCGATTCTCCCCAGATTTTCACCTCACTCTACAGGAAGCGTCACGAGGGGGTCCAGGGCCGCTACACTTAGGCACTCTCTTAGGACCCTCGCCCCAGAAAGCGGGGGCTGGAGCCTGTCCCCTCCGAGACAGGGCAGGCGGGAAGGCGGCACCAAGACTGGGTGCTGGGATGTGTGGCCGCCTTCGGAGCACGCGGTACGTGGGTCTCCGCACCAGGAGAGGAAGAACAAAGTCGGCAAGAAAAGAACTGCTGGGGTGCCTTCTCTGAGGAATCCTTTGGGGCGGTCTCAGAAACCGAGCTGGGCTCCGGATAGTTTCTGGAAAAAAGCTCTCCCAACGCCGTCTGTCCCCGCCCCTCAAATCCCGTACCCCAGTCCTACTCCTCCTTACCCTCCTGTCGCCTCCCTTCGGGGGCCGTTAAAAGGGCCCTTGGGGACTCCCCAAGTCATCCCGACGGTCGGGTGCGGGATGCGGGAGGCGAGACCCCGGCCGCGGGGCTCTGCTACCCCTTCTACCCAGGGCTCCGGGCTCGGCGCACCCCTGCTCCGCGGACCCCTCCTGGCCACTGCGGGCGGGAGCGGAGGGGGAGGACGGCGTCACGAGGCGGGGAGCCCGAGGTCCGGGGAGGGGCGCCGGGGAATCCCAGCCCGAGCGAGGTGCGGGCGCGGGTGGGAAGAGGAGGGCGGCGCGCGGAGGGAGGTGAGCGCAGCGGAGCCAGGAGGCAAGGAGGGGGAACCGCgaggaggccccgcccccgcctcccggaGCCGGCTCTCCGCCGCCTCCCGAGCCCGCTCACTTTGCCTCTTGCCTCTGGACGGTGGCGGGGCGCTCGCCGGAGCCGCGGCCGGAGGGAGCGCCGGGGACCTGGAGCCATCCAGCGCCGGCGCCTCCTCCCGGCGCGCACGCCCCCCAGGGGGGACAGCGCCGCCGCCTTGGAAGAGCACCCCGGCTTCGGCGGGGGCATCCCCCAGGCGCGAGGGCCGGCGGTGCCGGCAGCCTCGTTCTCGGCCCGTGGAGCGCAGCGCTGGCGCCAGAGGGGACTCCCCGGTCAACCGCAGGGACTGCCGTGCGGAGAGCGCGTCGCTAGCAGCCACGCTGGGCTGCAGAAGCGATTGGAGCCGAGGGGCTCCCGGGCCGGCGAAGGGCAACAGCGGAGCCCAGAGGGAGAGCCGGCGGGACGGCCCGCCGGCCCCGACGGCGCGCTCCCCGGGCGGCCAACTGCGGGCAGGCCCCACGCGGCGGCCGGGAGGGCGGCGGCGCCCGCGCGCTTCGGGGCCTCGGGGCGGCCAGCCATGACCTTCGGGCGCAGCGGGGCGGCCTCGGTGGTGCTGAACGTGGGCGGCGCCCGGTACTCGCTGTCCCGGGAGCTGCTGAAGGACTTCCCGCTGCGTCGCGTGAGCCGCCTGCACGGCTGCCGCTCCGAGCGCGACGTGCTCGAGGTGTGCGACGACTACGACCGCGAGCGCAACGAGTACTTCTTTGACCGGCACTCGGAGGCCTTCGGCTTCATCCTGCTCTACGTGCGCGGCCACGGCAAGCTGCGCTTCGCGCCGCGGATGTGCGAGCTCTCCTTCTACAACGAGATGATCTACTGGGGCCTGGAAGGCGCGCACCTCGAGTACTGCTGCCAGCGCCGCCTCGACGACCGCATGTCCGACACCTACACCTTCTACACGGCCGAAGAGCCGGGCGCGCTGGGTCGCGACGAGGCGCGACCCGGCGGTGCCGAGGCAGCCCCCTCCCGGCGCTGGCTGGAGCGCATGCGGCGGACCTTCGAGGAGCCCACGTCGTCGCTGGCCGCGCAGATCCTGGCCAGCGTGTCGGTGGTGTTCGTGATCGTGTCCATGGTGGTGCTGTGCGCCAGCACGCTGCCCGACTGGCGCGCCGCGGCGGCCGACAACCGCAGCCTGGATGACCGGAGCAGGTACTCCGCCGGCCCTGGGAGGGAGCCCTCCGGGTAGGACGCGCTGCTTCTCTGCTCGTCCCGTCCGTCCTGTCGCGTCCGTCCGTCCCTTCCGTCGATCCAGTCTCCGTCTGTTTGCTCTGGGAGGCCGAGCCAGGCCGGGTGCTGGGCCCGGCGCGGCCGTGGGCGCGGCCAGCCAAGGGGCGGGTTGGTCCTCACTACTCCCCCACgcccccttcccctttccccagctCTAGCCGGCTCTGGTTCGCACACTAGACACCCCTCTCGAGGGTGAATCGCCTGCCTTGGGGAGGGGCAGATAGAGATGAACATCTTCGTAGTTTACTTTTGCGCCAATAGCAACCGGTTAATTGGATTTCTCTAAACTTTTATTGTTAGTATTAACAATTTAACCTTGGGCTAAGAGCAGCTTGAATTTTTTGCCAATTTTGGATGGCGTTTGAAAAGATGAAGTTTTGTTATCATGGAGTGTGGTCTGCTGTACATTGCCCACACACTCTATACACTCTGAATAACATGAGTTGTAATGGAATTGTTATAAAGGAGATTAATTTAGCTATAGACTCTAAATAATGGATGTCTgtgcccttttctctcttcttttcctaccAAGTATGGAGTTAGCAAAGCACCTGTCCACTGTTTGGTACCAAAGATTCACATTGTGACTTCCAGAAGATCTTCAGGCTGGGGAGGGAAACAGCCCTAAATCCAGAAACAGTATTCTAGTATttaatggtttttcttttcactttagtAGGATGCAAGGAAAATACTTTGGTTTTTCCTTCGATGGTGCTTACCTTTCAATAGTGATGACATACTTATGTTTTTAGTACTAGTGAGTTTATTTGCATATTTGGTGGGAGGAATAAACAGCGAAGTTGGACTTTCAAGGGAGACAGCCTCTTTAGGCACAAACACAAACTGGTATTGTGTGTTTTACCTTGCATCCTATTTTAAGATTCCCCTTCCATTCATTTTAAGAATTTAGTTGCTTGCCTGGTAATCTTATCCTGATAGACATGTGCATGGTTCCAGTGGTGCTATGTGCCTTGATACTGGAGTGGATTACTTCCACATAATATTCTTCCTTTGGAGAgtgaagatttttatttaaatctaaGAAGTAAATAAAACTGTCTGGGACCATGGAGTCCATTACTGTTATGCTATCTTGACATGAAATCTAAGATACCTGCTTCGAAAGGAAATTCATTAGGAAACTCATTTTGTTTAATGTATTAGGTTCTGAGTTTTTGATTTACAGATAAGAATGACTTATTTGGTACTCCATCAGTACAATGGAATTAATTTATGTACCTAAATACACAAGTAGCCTTGATTCTTTTCGAGGGCCATAGGAAAATGAGCCATAAATGATTGGCCTTGAAATGATTCACTAGTAATTGTAGAATTCTAAGGTTAGTGAAGGTTCAAGCTACATgagcaaaggaaacagaattgAGTTATTATATATTGAGGGGAGTTGGCTAAGTCAATATATAAGCAAAAGCCATGAAATAAGCTGAATTATAAttttggatggatggacagagtttggggaggagaggagcaCAGTCTGGAGATCATTAAGGTAAGGCATTTGGAAAGAAACGAGAGACATGAATAATAATtttagggggagagagagaaagaaaccaaaaagggaagagacagatggaaaagaggaagactgcaaaagaagtgaaggaagaagataaatgtttaatttgtgtatatgtattttatgtatgtatataattattcAAGTCAGAACTGTTTCCTAGATACGCAGATATTTCAGGCAGAAACATGTTTTTCTTGGCTTAATGGCCCAGTTTTAAGCTTCACTCTGAGAGTAGGTATATGAAAACCATTATCTGTAATCCCAAACAGATAAACTGAAGGATGACTGAATGACTTGAGGAGGCTGCACATTATAGAGGGAGCCTCCCACAGGCCTCCTCCAACAGACAGCTAAAGTGATACTTTGAGAATAGTGTCTCAAACCCTGTTTGCTTGTGGTTACTGAAATTAGTCTTTCTTCCTAAAACATCATTCTGATCATTTGACCATATTTGGCATCTCCCAAATAAAGTCAAAACTTCTCTCGGCCTTCAAggctttttacctttttttttttttttcttgttttgtttggccGCGCCCGCGTGGCTTATGAAAtttttagttcccccaccagagatcaaacccgggccctcagcagtgagagctcgagtcctaaccactggatcaccagggaattcccaaagctCTTTACTGTTTAACCACAATCTGCCTTTGTTGACCTACCCACTGTAATTTGGAAGCATCTTTTGAGTATCTACTGTGTTCAAGGCACTATTGGTATTCCAAATATTGTAACTTTTTTTGACGAGGAAAAGGTGTCATGTTGGTGATGTAGGAATCAGAGGCACAGATCAACAATTGAGTTGTTCTGGGAAGGTCTTCAAGGTGGGATAGGATGGAAAAAAGCCATCTTTGGAAGGTTGCAAGAGACTGTGCACTGCACAACACTGGCAGAGGGTATCATTTATATAAACTACAGTGTTAGAAACCTGTACTGCCACGTGTACCCCACCTGGGAACAAAATAAGGAGACTTTTCCAGGTAATAGGAACATCTATGTCCTAGGCATGACACTTGTATGTTACGTTTAAGGAGTGTGAGTCCAGTgatggagggagagatggagagagcacAATGTTAGAAGGCCTGGAAGGAGCgggagaataattttattttgcaggCAGTGGTTAGCTGTTGGCAGGTTTGGGGTGAGTGGATCATGAGTATAAAGTAACAAATGTCATGAGTTGTGCACCGGAAATTGGAGATGGTGGAGACTAGAAACAGGAGGGCGAGTTTGGAGATTTTTGCGGAGGGAGGGAATGAGAGCTTGGATTGCTTTGAGGTTGGTGAAAATGGAGATTAAATGACAACTCTGGGAGATATTAGGAAGAATCAAAGTAAATCCAGGACACTGGAAGGATATTAATAAGTGGATTTAATAAGTGGGTTTCCAGGAGGTAAGAACACTTCCTGCCACCTGCAGGCCCCATTTGTCCAGACCTGCCGGTTCTCTTGTTCCTGAGCCACCTGGATGTCCCTTACTGTGCAGTCAGTCCCTTGACTGTTGAAATTGGATCATCCATCAAGCCCAACTCTGATTCTAGTTCCCTTTTGAAACATCTCCTGACTATGCTAGTAGATGTGATACTTCCTCCTGAGTTTCTTGAGGGACTGCCTGCTTGTGTGACTTATCTGACAGCTGTAATATCCTTCCTAGCATGGtggttattttttcaaataaacatgtCTTACCTTCCAAACTAGATGAGATGAATAGCCCTAGAAGGCATCTAAATTCTCTTATAATTTATTATGAGACCATCTTTTAGGAAAAATTATTATTCAGGcacaataaatatctattgtttaTCCTACATTTCAAAATATAACCTTCCAGGAATATATCTTCTCTTGCATAGATTGAAGAGCTGTGTGGGGTACAGCTGAGGCATTCAGGTGGTGGAACTCTTAGTTGAGGAGGATGGGATCCTGTGCTAGAATGAGAAAAAAGTCTAAGTCAAGGAATAATTATTTATCAAGTACTTATTGTACAAAaggaataaagataagaataTATCTTTTGGGGAATtcgctggcggtccagtggttaagacctggCGCTTTTACTGCGGGggcgagttcaatccctgggtgggaactgagatcctgcaagctgggtTGCGCGGCCAAaataacacaacaacaaaaacaacaacaaaaccccaagaGCTGCTCAGTTCTTTTATGTAGCTCCATGACATTCATTGTATGAATGTCCTATAACTTCTGGACACTTAACATTGTTTTTTGTCTGTAGGAAATGCTATAGTTAATATCCTTATACGTGTACATTATTTTGCTTTCATGGAAATATATCCATGAATTCCTGAAAGTAAGTCATTGGGTTAAAGGACATTTGtacttgtctttttaaaaattatatatatatatatttatttattgaaattgatttacaatgttgtgttagtttcagatgtacagcaaagtgatttagtaatagatatgtattcttttgtagattctttttgtttatagttattatattgaatatagttccttgtgctatagtaggtccttgttggttatctactccATATTCTGTACTTTCATTTTCATAGATAATTCCAGGTTGCTCTACAAAAAGGTTGTATTAATTTATACTCACATCAGCAGTGTGTGAGAGACCATGTTTTCTCATACACTACAAAGTGTTGTTATACTTTTGATTTTTACCATGCTGGAAGATGAAAAATGGTATCTagtagttttaatttgttttcgCCTTGAGTGAAAATGTGCATCTTTACATATATTTAGGAGTTATTTATCTTACTTTTCAGTGAGCTGTGTGTATCGTTTAGCCATTTTGTCAGTGACTTTCTtagttggaagatttttaaaaagaattaagaaattaGCTCTTTGTTAATGatatgagttgcaaatattttgttctcTAATTTAGGACCCCATTGAAAGAAAACCACAATTGCTCAAAACATAGTAGTTGTACTTTTAATATCTATTTGAGAAAATACatagtgattaaaaaataatcgTGAATTCTAACCATCCATCCACCGTTTCTTGTCTCCTGTGACCATGCCAGGCAGTGTGGATACAGAGGTACATAAAGACAGGATTTCTGCTCTCATGAAGCTGGTGGACTAGTAGTGGTCGTGGGAGGGGGAAGTAGTCAGCAAAGTCAGCAGATAAATAAGAATTTTAGATagtgaaagaaaatcaaagtATACAATGCAGCAGGGGTGTTCCTTCAGTCGCACAGGATGTGAGGAGGTGACCTGAGTTGAGACCTGAATTATGAGAAAGACCCAGTCTTGGGAAAGGGAGGGCAGAGTGTCCTGGATGGCAGAAATAGCAAATCAGAGGCTCTGAGATGGCAATGAGCTTGGCTAGTTTACAGAACAGAAAGAAGGCCCACGTGGGCTAGCATTTAGTCCGAGGGCAGGAGAGGTGTAGGTGAGGTTTGAGGGGGGGCAGTGACCTCTCAGGCAGGTCCTGTGTGCCCTGGAAAAAGAGTTTGGATTTCATTCTAAGTGTGACAGCAAAGCCTTTGGAAGGTTTTAAAGCAGAGGAAAGGTCTGAcctgatgtatttttaaaactccccTGACCACTGAGTGAAGGATGGACTTGAAGGGGCAATAGTAGATGCAGCAAGACGTGGCAGGCAAGCAAATGGGCGTTTGATGTAGGGGAGTAGCAGTGGAGACGGTGAGAGTGATTAGATTTGGGTAACTATGTGGGGTTTTATTACCTTACTGAGGATGACTCATCTGCCAGTACTAGGAAGGCATATAAGATATTATATATTGAGTGAAGCAGGGGCAGGGCCCACAGGCATTGAGGTCCCTCTTGCTTCCTGGCCTTGGCCCACATGTAGTGAGCTGGGAACCCAGTTCTTCTCTCGAAGGATCTGCTTCCCACTTTGGTTATTGTGAGGAGCAGGCTCTGGAAAGAGAGACCACCTGAGGGTCAGTGGGTGAGGGATCATGGACCATTTTCCTTTCTGTACAACGAAAACCATCTCATGGAGAGGACTGTCCTTTCCGGTAAAGATTTTGGTGAACACATTCACAACTTTCTTTAGTGAACAATTCTGGTAACTAATTAATCTTAGGGTGGATgatgtttttcagtgttttatctGATTGATAAGACACTGTACAgatttttcaggcagtttgccttCCAGTAATAACTGAGTATCATTTCAACACTGCCAAAGGAGACTAATGTTCTTTGTCACAGTTTAACATATAGACATAGTCATCTTTTCATACTATGAAGCACTGCTGTCTGTTTCATAAAAAGATGCCGTTGTTAGCCAAAACTTCTAAAGGATGGACCAGATATAAAGAAGTTGTCCCTTTGACTTTTTGGTCCCTCAGTCAGTCTCAGCAGCAGTGTTCTTATTTGAGTTTTAAATCTCTTTAGCATGCAAAATCTTGCTGTACTTTTAATCTGTTctttagaaattatttctaaaagttgCTTTGTGTTGTGAGAATTTGAGGAGatgtaaagatatttaaatttcttgaggtgttattttaagcccaagtttaaaaaaatgaaatcaaaatgaaacagtaggtgatggaaatttaaaaatcaattgtattatttctattgccttttaGGTCAATATTATGTAAATTCAATAGgttttaaagtactttaaaaataaaaagcagtattTGAAACTGAAGATGGAAGTCTCGGTGCTTTTACTTTGCAGATAAGGTGGATATTTTCAGAAGCCAGTAATTAATAGATCTCTGATAGGATTGAACATAACACAGAACCTCAAAGTCGGTTCTTTCACAGTGGACTGTTTCTTTTAATATGTGTACAGGGTTTTTCTATCTGCTGCCAATTTTGAAATTCAGTGGAAACTTTCTTTTGTTAATACGTTTTCTTTAATCAAagtggtttttttcttccttttggtaagcaaattattttaaatattattcttttttttcaagtgaaaactTGCTCgttggaaaaaaatattggtCTAAGTGTTATAGAGTGAAGAGTAAACatgcctctttctcctccatcctATTATCCAGTTTCTGAGTAGTCTTCCAGAagtttttttttgcatatataaacacacacacacactcacatatatatgtgtgtgtgtatatgtatacatatacacatatgcatgcatatataattatatgtacatattatacagatgtctttttaaatttataactgGGATCATTCTAAACTCTTGTTTAGcagtttgctttttcacttaacatctGGGAACTCTTTCCACATCCGTTAATATAAATCTtcctacttctttttaaaatctgtgtagtattccattgtgtagatggGCCACAATTTATTTACGTGTCTATCCTGTCAATTATAGCAATGGCTGTGATAGTCAAACTTTTTTGAATACTTAATTTGTAAAAAACTTAagtttttacaattattttatcaTCTAAGTCTCATAATAATCCTACAGAGTAGCGCCATTGTGATTCTCATTTTATGACTGAGATTTAGACAGATTAAGTAGTGTGTCAGGCTCACATAGTGGGTAAGTTGTGGCCTGGCATTCGATTCCCAGGTCCCTGCTCCACTCTGCTGTGGAATGGTTAGTTCAGCTCTAGTTTTTCAAAAATGCAAACAGCAGCACAGAACATAGGATTTTTCTTGTTACTTTGCAAATTGGTATCACTGTATGTGTTGGATAAATTCCAAAGTGGAAAAATAGCTGGGTTAAAAggattgtatttaaaaaattctcttgatATGgccaaatttttctttaaaacatgaaTGAAATTCATCACTGTTCTTTATTAGTAACCGCTATTATAATGATAATGCAATTAATAATTAatagaatattaatattaataatattttaatagcaaacatttggaaataaccttcttttaaaaaaaagcattattgACAATAATTCGCAGGCCATAGAAAACATCATTTAAAGTAGACAATTCAGTGACTTGTAGTGTATTCGCAGAGTTGCACAGTCATCCCCACCCATGCTGTTGTAAGCATTGTTTTGGTGGTGTGTTTGAAGGGGTATACAGTGTGTTAGAAAGCTGGAGGCCATGAGTGGCTAAGAAAGGGACCCAGGCATCTGGGCTGAGCAGATGAATCAGACAAGGCAACAGGTAAAACATTTAtgtttgaattaattaattcatttggcATAGTTGTGTATCTTTAAATGATTGTCTTACCCTTTGATTAGCAGACTCCTCAGCTTCTGACTGTATCCGCAAAGGGAAGTATGTAATTGAGGCAATCACCTGACTttctcaggttaaaaaaaaaaggtcaaaaggAAAAGGCTATGGTGGAAAGAACCCAGGATTCAGAGTCAGGAGGC contains:
- the KCNG3 gene encoding potassium voltage-gated channel subfamily G member 3 codes for the protein MTFGRSGAASVVLNVGGARYSLSRELLKDFPLRRVSRLHGCRSERDVLEVCDDYDRERNEYFFDRHSEAFGFILLYVRGHGKLRFAPRMCELSFYNEMIYWGLEGAHLEYCCQRRLDDRMSDTYTFYTAEEPGALGRDEARPGGAEAAPSRRWLERMRRTFEEPTSSLAAQILASVSVVFVIVSMVVLCASTLPDWRAAAADNRSLDDRSRYSAGPGREPSGIIEAICIGWFTAECIVRFIVSKNKCEFVKRPLNIIDLLAITPYYISVLMTVFTGENSQLQRAGVTLRVLRMMRIFWVIKLARHFIGLQTLGLTLKRCYREMVMLLVFICVAMAIFSALSQLLEHGLDLETSNKDFASIPAACWWVIISMTTVGYGDMYPITVPGRILGGVCVVSGIVLLALPITFIYHSFVQCYHELKFRSARYSRSLSAEFLN